From the genome of Mucilaginibacter paludis DSM 18603:
CCTAAAATAAGGGTGCTATCAACCTCCGAATTGTTTGCCAAGGCTATTGCCAACGTGAACGAACATGGCTCAATCAGCCAGTTGTTTAAGGTGGATTGAGGAGTGAGTCCATGGTCCATGGTCGATAGACCATAGACAGGAAGGATTAGAGGGTTTGTGGTTGATAGACCATAAACTAAAGTTAAGAGATGTACTATGGACTATGGTCCATTGACTATCGACTAACAAAATAACAAAATGAATTAACAGATGTTACTATGGACTATCGTCTATTGACCATCGACTAATAAATATAAATTAAATACAATGAAATCAATTACTATTAGCGGTTCTCCAAGAGAGAGCGTAGGGAAAAGAGACGCCAAGTTACTGCGTTACGAAGGCAAGGTGCCTGCAGTGCTTTATGGTGGGGCAACACAAACCCACTTAGCGGTGTCCGTAACTGATTTGAAAGCAGTTGTTTACACACCTGTTGTTCATTTCATCAACCTTGAAGTAGCAGGCAAAACTGCTCAGGCCATTATTAAAGACATTCAATTCCACCCGTTAACCGAGGAAATTATCCACGTTGACTTTTTGGAACTTGATGCTGCAAAACCGGTAACTATCGAAATTCCGATCCGTTTAACCGGTACTTCCCCAGGTGTTAAAACCGGTGGTAAATTAGTTCAAAAATTAAGGAAGCTGCGTATCAAAGCTTTACCAGGCGACCATATCGATAACATCGATGTGAGCATTGCAACTTTAGAAGTAGGTAAATCAGTA
Proteins encoded in this window:
- a CDS encoding 50S ribosomal protein L25/general stress protein Ctc, producing the protein MKSITISGSPRESVGKRDAKLLRYEGKVPAVLYGGATQTHLAVSVTDLKAVVYTPVVHFINLEVAGKTAQAIIKDIQFHPLTEEIIHVDFLELDAAKPVTIEIPIRLTGTSPGVKTGGKLVQKLRKLRIKALPGDHIDNIDVSIATLEVGKSVRVSDLKLEKLIITNAIEDTIVSVTTSRALRQAEQEAASGKK